Proteins co-encoded in one Streptomyces sp. NBC_01283 genomic window:
- a CDS encoding sugar ABC transporter ATP-binding protein, with the protein MTKSPDPGPTALVEATGIAKRYGPTVALQDGQLAVLPGESHALVGRNGAGKSTLVTILTGLQAPDAGTVLFDGEPAPALTDRDAWRRKVACVYQKPTVVPDLTVAENLFINRQPEGRGGFISWRKLRAQAAEVLDTWDVRVDPDARTADLKVEDRQMVEIARALSFGARFIVLDEPTAQLDNREIERLFTRMRALQESGVTFLFISHHLQEVYEVCQTVTVLRDARWITTAPVADLPRAALVEAMAGEALREKEAAEESVARTEVPADAPVMLDVTGLTSESYENIDLTVRKGEVVGLAGSSGSGKINLAETFAGLHTPTGGSAQLDGKRLPFGDVSATLRAGVGCVPRDRHDQGLVFGMTIGDNATMTVLDRLGKYGFVRTERKRGFAEELIDRLDIHAEGPDQPVSDLSGGNAQKVVMARALASDPRLLVLINPTAGVDVKSKESLLARMDNAREDGTAVLVVSDELDDLRRCDRVLVLFHGRVVAEHAAGWHDHELIASIEGVEETEGAQGVNDRG; encoded by the coding sequence ATGACCAAGTCCCCGGATCCGGGGCCGACGGCGCTCGTCGAAGCGACCGGCATAGCCAAGCGGTACGGGCCCACCGTCGCGCTGCAGGACGGTCAGCTGGCCGTCCTGCCCGGTGAGTCCCACGCCCTCGTCGGCCGCAACGGCGCGGGCAAGTCCACCCTCGTCACCATCCTCACCGGCCTCCAGGCCCCGGACGCGGGCACCGTCCTCTTCGACGGCGAACCGGCGCCCGCGCTCACCGACCGCGACGCCTGGCGCCGCAAGGTCGCCTGCGTCTACCAGAAGCCCACGGTGGTGCCCGACCTCACCGTCGCCGAGAACCTCTTCATCAACCGGCAGCCCGAAGGGCGCGGCGGCTTCATCAGCTGGCGCAAGCTGCGGGCGCAGGCCGCCGAGGTGCTCGACACCTGGGACGTCCGGGTCGACCCGGACGCACGGACCGCCGACCTCAAGGTCGAGGACCGGCAGATGGTCGAGATCGCGCGGGCGCTCAGCTTCGGGGCGCGGTTCATCGTCCTGGACGAGCCCACCGCGCAGCTCGACAACCGGGAGATCGAGCGGCTCTTCACGCGCATGCGGGCGCTCCAGGAATCCGGCGTCACCTTCCTCTTCATCTCGCACCACCTCCAGGAGGTGTACGAGGTCTGCCAGACCGTCACGGTCCTGCGCGACGCCCGCTGGATCACCACCGCGCCGGTGGCCGACCTGCCGCGCGCCGCCCTGGTCGAGGCGATGGCGGGGGAGGCACTGCGGGAGAAGGAGGCCGCCGAGGAGTCTGTCGCCCGGACCGAGGTCCCCGCCGACGCCCCTGTGATGCTCGACGTCACGGGCCTCACCAGCGAGTCGTACGAGAACATCGACCTGACCGTCCGCAAGGGCGAGGTCGTCGGCCTCGCCGGATCCAGCGGCAGCGGCAAGATCAACCTCGCGGAGACCTTCGCCGGGCTGCACACGCCGACCGGAGGCAGCGCTCAACTGGACGGCAAGCGGCTCCCGTTCGGGGATGTCTCCGCCACGCTGCGGGCCGGCGTCGGGTGCGTACCGCGCGACCGGCACGACCAGGGTCTGGTCTTCGGGATGACGATCGGCGACAACGCCACGATGACCGTGCTCGACCGGCTCGGGAAGTACGGCTTCGTCCGCACCGAGCGCAAGCGCGGCTTCGCCGAGGAGCTGATCGACCGCCTCGACATCCATGCCGAGGGACCCGACCAGCCCGTGTCCGACCTCTCCGGCGGCAACGCCCAGAAGGTGGTCATGGCCCGCGCCCTGGCCTCCGACCCACGGCTCCTCGTCCTCATCAACCCCACCGCGGGCGTCGACGTGAAGTCCAAGGAGTCACTCCTCGCCCGCATGGACAACGCCCGCGAGGACGGCACCGCCGTCCTCGTCGTCTCCGACGAGCTGGACGACCTGCGGCGCTGCGACCGCGTCCTGGTCCTCTTCCACGGCCGGGTGGTCGCCGAGCATGCGGCGGGCTGGCACGACCACGAGCTGATCGCGTCGATCGAGGGCGTGGAAGAAACCGAAGGAGCGCAAGGAGTGAATGACCGTGGCTGA
- a CDS encoding sugar ABC transporter substrate-binding protein encodes MAGRTVRNRSSRPETSRVVRIAAAAACASLVLTACGSTKDSAAPAGGAGGGEGKVGVILPLLTSPFWQSYNDYVPKMAKSEDVDTNKTVNSNSDPSQQITDINNQLNQGVKGLVVAPLDSAAISAGLDQAERKGVPVVAVDVAPEKGKVAMVVRANNVAYGEKACDYLGDQVKTGKVVQIMGDLASVNGRERSEAFRTCVKKKYPKLKVLEIPAKWESDTAASKLDTLLNSNPDIKGIYMQAGGVYLAPTLQTLKSKGMLKKAGEQGHITVISNDGIPQEFDAIRKGQIDATVSQPADAYAKYGMYYIKAAMNGKKFKPGPTDHDSTIVKLPSGILEDQLPAPLVTKENVDDSKLWGNTVK; translated from the coding sequence ATGGCCGGCAGAACAGTGCGCAACAGGAGCAGTAGGCCGGAGACTTCGCGGGTGGTGCGGATCGCCGCCGCGGCCGCCTGCGCGTCCCTCGTGCTCACGGCATGCGGCAGTACGAAGGACAGTGCGGCGCCCGCGGGTGGTGCGGGCGGCGGCGAGGGCAAGGTGGGGGTGATCCTGCCCCTGCTGACCTCGCCGTTCTGGCAGTCGTACAACGACTACGTGCCGAAGATGGCGAAGTCCGAGGACGTCGACACGAACAAGACGGTCAACTCCAACAGCGACCCCTCGCAGCAGATCACCGACATCAACAACCAGCTCAATCAGGGGGTCAAGGGCCTCGTCGTCGCACCCCTCGACAGCGCGGCGATCTCCGCCGGACTCGACCAGGCCGAACGCAAGGGCGTGCCCGTGGTCGCCGTCGACGTCGCCCCCGAGAAGGGCAAGGTCGCGATGGTGGTGCGGGCCAACAACGTCGCGTACGGCGAGAAGGCCTGCGACTACCTCGGTGACCAGGTCAAGACCGGCAAGGTCGTCCAGATCATGGGAGACCTCGCCTCCGTCAACGGCCGTGAGCGCTCCGAGGCGTTCCGCACCTGCGTGAAGAAGAAGTACCCCAAGCTCAAGGTTTTGGAGATCCCCGCCAAGTGGGAGTCCGACACGGCCGCGTCGAAGCTGGACACGCTGCTCAACTCCAACCCCGACATCAAGGGCATCTACATGCAGGCGGGCGGCGTCTATCTCGCGCCCACCCTGCAGACCCTGAAGTCCAAGGGAATGCTGAAGAAGGCGGGCGAGCAGGGGCACATCACCGTCATCTCGAACGACGGCATCCCGCAGGAGTTCGACGCCATCCGCAAGGGCCAGATCGACGCCACCGTCTCGCAGCCCGCCGACGCGTACGCCAAGTACGGGATGTACTACATCAAGGCCGCGATGAACGGGAAGAAGTTCAAGCCGGGCCCGACCGACCACGACTCCACGATCGTGAAGCTGCCCAGCGGCATCCTTGAGGACCAGCTGCCCGCTCCACTGGTCACCAAGGAGAACGTGGACGACTCCAAGCTGTGGGGCAACACGGTCAAATGA
- a CDS encoding alpha-mannosidase yields MHDDRTLIEARLKRVLDERIRPAVYPESVPLDVAVWTAPGEPVPVAEGLAATPEPTEVGAPWGAPWSTSWFQVTGTVPKEWAGKTVEAILDLGFDENMPGFQCEGLVYRPDGTPVKGLNPRNQWVRIAAPATGGENVHLHIEAASNPVILDYHPFLPTQLGDKETAGSEPQYKLARMDLAVFDETVWQLVIDLEVLGELMQELPEDSGRRYALVRAIGRALDAVDLQDVNGSAAAARVELEGVLTTPAEPSAHRISAVGHAHIDSAWLWPLRETVRKVARTTSNMTALIEDEPDFIFAMSQAQQWAWVKEHRPEVWAKVKKAVADGRFVPAGGMWVESDTNMPGSEAMARQFVHGKRFFLDEFGIENDEAWLPDTFGFAAGLPQIIKAAGSKWLLTQKISWSQTNRFPHHTFNWEGIDGTRIFTHFPPVDTYNCSMKGSEIAHAAKNFKDKGVARHSLAPTGWGDGGGGTTREMIAKAGRLRDLEGSATVEWETPAAFFEKAEAEYPNAPVWVGELYLELHRATLTSQAGTKQGNRRSEHLLREAELWSATAAVRSPEFSYPYEELDRIWKTVLLHQFHDILPGSSIAWVHREARATYAAVADELNGIIEAAQRALAGEGGTGTLVFNSAPHTRGGVPAGGARPATVDGQSAIASRADGGYVLDNGLLRVEVDARGLVVSAYDIVGDREAVAPGQAANLPQIHADFPNMWDAWDVDEFYRNTVTDLTEADAVEPGEDGTSVRVVRGFGASRLTQVLSLTPGSTRLDIETEVDWHETEKFLKLSFPLDVHAERYASETQFGHFYRATHTNTSWEAAKFEACNHRFVHMEEPGWGVALVTDSTYGHDVTRTVRASDSGTTTTIRASLLRAPRFPDPETDQGVHRFRHALVPGAGIGDAVREGYRINLPEREVTGGAEVAPLVTVDNDAVVVTAVKLADDGSGDVVVRFHEAQGGRAKATLTAGFPVGSVEVTDLLERPLADAASPERSGDGIALKLRPFELVTLRLTRA; encoded by the coding sequence ATGCACGACGACCGCACCCTCATAGAAGCCCGCCTCAAGCGCGTCCTCGACGAACGCATCCGCCCCGCGGTCTACCCGGAGTCCGTCCCCCTGGACGTCGCCGTATGGACCGCCCCGGGTGAGCCCGTACCAGTAGCGGAAGGCCTCGCCGCCACCCCCGAACCCACCGAGGTCGGCGCCCCCTGGGGAGCCCCCTGGTCCACCAGCTGGTTCCAGGTGACCGGCACCGTCCCGAAGGAATGGGCCGGGAAGACGGTCGAGGCCATCCTCGACCTCGGCTTCGACGAGAACATGCCCGGCTTCCAGTGCGAGGGCCTGGTCTACCGCCCCGACGGCACCCCGGTGAAGGGCCTCAACCCCCGCAACCAGTGGGTGCGGATCGCTGCCCCGGCCACCGGCGGCGAGAACGTGCACCTGCACATCGAGGCCGCCTCCAATCCCGTCATCCTCGACTACCACCCCTTCCTGCCCACCCAGCTCGGCGACAAGGAGACGGCCGGCAGCGAGCCCCAGTACAAACTCGCCCGCATGGACCTCGCCGTCTTCGACGAGACCGTGTGGCAGCTCGTCATCGACCTCGAAGTGCTCGGCGAGCTGATGCAGGAGCTGCCCGAGGACTCCGGACGCCGTTACGCCCTCGTGCGCGCCATCGGCCGCGCCCTGGACGCCGTCGACCTCCAGGACGTGAACGGCTCCGCCGCCGCGGCCCGCGTCGAGCTCGAAGGCGTCCTCACCACCCCCGCCGAGCCCTCGGCCCACCGCATCAGCGCCGTCGGCCACGCGCACATCGACTCGGCCTGGCTGTGGCCGCTGCGCGAGACGGTGCGCAAGGTCGCGCGTACGACGTCCAACATGACCGCCCTCATCGAGGACGAGCCGGACTTCATCTTCGCCATGTCGCAGGCCCAGCAGTGGGCGTGGGTCAAGGAGCACCGGCCCGAGGTGTGGGCGAAGGTCAAGAAGGCGGTCGCCGACGGGCGGTTCGTGCCCGCGGGCGGCATGTGGGTCGAGTCGGACACGAACATGCCGGGCTCGGAGGCGATGGCCCGTCAGTTCGTCCACGGCAAGCGGTTCTTCCTCGACGAGTTCGGCATCGAGAACGACGAGGCGTGGCTGCCCGACACCTTCGGCTTCGCGGCCGGGCTGCCGCAGATCATCAAGGCGGCGGGCTCCAAGTGGCTGCTCACGCAGAAGATCTCGTGGTCGCAGACCAACCGCTTCCCGCACCACACCTTCAACTGGGAAGGCATCGACGGGACCCGCATCTTCACGCACTTCCCGCCCGTCGACACCTACAACTGCTCCATGAAGGGCAGCGAGATCGCCCACGCGGCGAAGAACTTCAAGGACAAGGGAGTCGCCCGGCACTCCCTCGCCCCGACGGGCTGGGGTGACGGTGGCGGCGGCACCACCCGCGAGATGATCGCGAAGGCGGGACGCCTGCGTGACCTGGAGGGCTCCGCGACCGTCGAGTGGGAGACCCCTGCGGCCTTCTTCGAGAAGGCCGAGGCGGAGTACCCCAACGCTCCGGTCTGGGTGGGCGAGTTGTACCTGGAGCTCCACCGCGCCACGCTCACCAGCCAGGCGGGCACCAAGCAGGGCAACCGCCGCAGCGAGCACCTGTTGCGCGAGGCGGAGCTCTGGTCGGCCACGGCGGCCGTCCGCTCGCCTGAATTCTCGTACCCCTACGAGGAGTTGGACCGTATCTGGAAGACGGTTCTGCTCCACCAGTTCCACGACATCCTGCCCGGCTCGTCCATCGCCTGGGTGCACAGGGAGGCCCGCGCGACGTACGCGGCGGTCGCCGACGAGCTGAACGGCATCATCGAAGCGGCCCAGCGGGCGCTTGCGGGGGAGGGCGGCACGGGCACGCTCGTCTTCAACTCGGCCCCGCACACCCGGGGCGGAGTCCCCGCGGGCGGCGCGCGCCCCGCCACCGTCGACGGACAGTCGGCGATCGCCTCACGCGCCGACGGCGGCTACGTCCTCGACAACGGTCTGCTGCGGGTCGAGGTCGACGCGCGCGGGCTCGTCGTCTCGGCGTACGACATCGTGGGCGACCGGGAGGCCGTCGCACCCGGCCAGGCGGCGAACCTGCCGCAGATCCACGCCGACTTCCCGAACATGTGGGACGCCTGGGACGTCGACGAGTTCTACCGCAACACGGTCACCGATCTCACGGAGGCGGACGCGGTCGAGCCCGGGGAGGACGGCACCTCGGTCCGTGTCGTACGCGGCTTCGGCGCCTCGCGCCTGACGCAGGTGCTGTCCCTGACGCCGGGCTCCACGCGCCTGGACATCGAGACCGAGGTCGACTGGCACGAAACGGAGAAGTTCCTGAAGCTCTCCTTCCCGCTGGACGTCCACGCGGAGCGGTACGCCTCGGAGACGCAGTTCGGCCACTTCTACCGGGCCACGCACACCAACACGAGCTGGGAGGCGGCCAAGTTCGAGGCCTGCAACCACCGCTTCGTGCACATGGAGGAGCCGGGCTGGGGCGTGGCCCTTGTCACGGACTCGACGTACGGCCACGACGTGACCCGCACGGTCCGCGCCTCGGACTCCGGTACGACGACGACGATCCGCGCCTCGCTGCTGCGCGCCCCGCGCTTCCCCGACCCCGAGACGGACCAGGGCGTCCACCGATTCCGGCACGCGCTGGTACCGGGGGCCGGGATCGGCGACGCGGTGCGGGAGGGCTACCGGATCAACCTGCCCGAGCGGGAGGTCACGGGCGGCGCCGAGGTGGCTCCGCTGGTGACGGTCGACAACGACGCCGTTGTCGTCACGGCGGTCAAGCTCGCCGACGACGGCAGCGGCGACGTGGTCGTCCGCTTCCACGAGGCACAGGGCGGGCGCGCGAAGGCGACGCTGACGGCGGGTTTCCCGGTCGGCTCCGTCGAGGTGACGGACCTCCTGGAACGCCCCCTCGCGGACGCCGCGTCGCCGGAGCGCTCGGGCGACGGAATCGCCCTGAAGCTGCGCCCGTTCGAGCTGGTGACGCTGCGGCTGACGCGGGCGTGA
- a CDS encoding L-fuconate dehydratase, protein MSPTPARITAVDTYDVRFPTSRELDGSDAMNPDPDYSAAYVVLRTDADDGLEGHGFTFTIGRGNDVQVAAIEALRHHVLGRSVEEVCADPGTLNRDLIGDSQLRWLGPEKGVMHMAIGAVVNALWDLAAKRARKPLWRFLADAEPQWLVSQIDFRYIADALTPQEALDILQSGRHGAAERDVLLRERGYPGYTTSPGWLGYSDEKLTRLARQAVADGFTQIKLKVGADLADDVRRCRTAREAIGPGIRMAIDANQRWNVGEAVEWTRALAEFDPYWVEEPTSPDDVLGHAAIRTAVAPVKVATGEHVQNRIVFKQLLQAGAIDVLQIDAARVGGVNENLAILLLAAKFGVPVCPHAGGVGLCELVQHLSMFDYVALTGTTENRVIEYVDHLHDHFIDPVVLREGHYVAPTAPGFSATMRAESLAEFTYPDGAFWAADLAQGKGAAA, encoded by the coding sequence GTGTCCCCGACTCCCGCCCGCATCACCGCGGTTGACACCTATGACGTACGGTTCCCGACCTCGCGGGAGCTGGACGGATCCGACGCGATGAACCCGGACCCCGACTACTCCGCCGCCTATGTGGTGCTTCGCACCGACGCCGACGACGGCCTGGAGGGGCACGGCTTCACCTTCACCATCGGGCGCGGCAACGACGTCCAGGTCGCCGCGATCGAGGCGCTGCGCCACCACGTGCTCGGCCGGTCCGTCGAGGAAGTCTGCGCCGATCCGGGGACGTTGAACCGCGACCTCATCGGAGACAGCCAACTGCGCTGGCTGGGACCGGAGAAGGGCGTGATGCACATGGCGATCGGCGCCGTCGTCAACGCGCTGTGGGACCTGGCGGCCAAGCGTGCGCGCAAGCCGCTGTGGCGCTTCCTCGCGGACGCCGAACCCCAGTGGCTGGTCTCCCAGATCGACTTCCGCTACATCGCCGACGCCCTCACCCCGCAAGAGGCCCTGGACATCCTCCAGTCGGGCAGACATGGGGCCGCCGAGCGCGACGTCCTGCTGCGCGAGCGCGGCTACCCCGGCTACACGACGTCGCCGGGCTGGCTCGGCTACAGCGACGAGAAGCTGACCCGTCTCGCCCGCCAGGCCGTGGCGGACGGCTTCACCCAGATCAAGCTGAAGGTCGGCGCGGACCTGGCGGACGACGTACGCCGCTGCCGCACCGCCCGCGAGGCGATCGGACCCGGCATCCGGATGGCGATCGACGCCAACCAGCGCTGGAACGTCGGCGAGGCCGTCGAATGGACGCGCGCCCTCGCGGAGTTCGACCCGTACTGGGTCGAAGAGCCCACCAGCCCCGACGACGTCCTCGGCCACGCGGCGATCCGCACGGCGGTCGCCCCGGTCAAGGTCGCCACCGGCGAGCACGTCCAGAACCGCATCGTTTTCAAGCAGCTCCTCCAGGCGGGCGCGATTGATGTATTGCAGATCGATGCCGCCCGCGTCGGCGGCGTCAACGAGAACCTCGCGATCCTGCTGCTCGCCGCCAAGTTCGGCGTCCCGGTCTGCCCGCACGCGGGCGGCGTCGGCCTGTGCGAACTAGTCCAGCACCTTTCCATGTTCGACTACGTGGCGCTGACCGGGACCACCGAGAACCGCGTCATCGAGTACGTCGACCACCTCCACGACCACTTCATCGACCCGGTCGTGCTGCGCGAGGGCCACTACGTCGCGCCCACCGCACCGGGCTTCTCGGCCACCATGCGGGCCGAGTCCCTCGCCGAATTCACCTATCCGGACGGCGCCTTCTGGGCCGCCGACCTCGCACAGGGCAAAGGAGCAGCCGCATGA
- a CDS encoding SDR family NAD(P)-dependent oxidoreductase encodes MTDAQDFEGLKALVTGGASGIGRATAELLAARGARVAVLDLDPSGVEKPLTGHRADVSDDASVREAVAAAVADLGGLDVLINNAGIGAQGTVEDNDDAQWHKVLDVNVLGIVRTTRAALPHLRVSAHAAIVNTCSIAATAGLPQRALYSASKGAVLSLTLAMAADHVREGVRVNCVNPGTVDTPWVGRLLDAAPDPAAERAALAARQPTGRLVSAAEVAGAIAYLASPLSGATTGTALAVDGGMQGLRLRPAGR; translated from the coding sequence ATGACGGACGCCCAGGACTTCGAGGGCCTGAAGGCCCTGGTCACCGGCGGAGCCTCCGGCATCGGCCGGGCCACCGCCGAACTGCTCGCCGCGCGCGGCGCCCGGGTCGCCGTGCTCGACCTCGACCCGAGCGGCGTGGAGAAGCCGCTCACCGGTCACCGCGCCGACGTCTCCGACGACGCCTCGGTGCGCGAAGCCGTCGCCGCCGCGGTGGCCGACCTGGGCGGACTCGACGTACTGATCAACAATGCGGGGATCGGCGCGCAGGGCACCGTCGAGGACAACGACGACGCCCAGTGGCACAAGGTGCTCGACGTGAACGTCCTCGGGATCGTCCGCACCACCCGCGCCGCCCTGCCGCACCTGCGTGTCTCCGCCCATGCGGCGATCGTCAACACCTGCTCGATCGCCGCCACCGCGGGCCTCCCGCAGCGCGCCCTGTACTCGGCGTCGAAGGGCGCGGTGCTCTCCCTGACGCTCGCCATGGCCGCGGACCACGTCCGCGAGGGGGTGCGCGTGAACTGCGTCAACCCCGGCACCGTCGACACCCCGTGGGTCGGCCGCCTCCTGGACGCCGCGCCCGACCCGGCGGCCGAGCGCGCCGCGCTCGCGGCCCGCCAGCCCACCGGGCGCCTCGTCTCGGCGGCCGAAGTCGCGGGCGCCATCGCCTACTTGGCGAGCCCGCTCTCCGGCGCCACCACAGGCACCGCGCTCGCCGTCGACGGCGGCATGCAGGGCCTGCGGCTCCGGCCGGCCGGCCGGTGA
- a CDS encoding ABC transporter permease: protein MADTKAPSASTAPELTEKTDNARAQARSVLLRRARELALVPALLLLMLLGTLVNDSFLTERNLISILGASAALAMVVLAESLVLITGKFDLSLESVVGIAPAVGALLVLPAAQAGFGAEMPVAVSLLAILVVGAVIGAFNGILVVKLKLNAFIVTLAMLIVLRGLLVGATKGKTLFGMPEAFYTLATSTFLTIPLSVWLAAVSFGVAGFVLKYHRVGRALYAIGGNADAARAAGIRVERVMLGVFIVAGCLAAVGGLMQTGYVGAINANQGQNMIFTVFAAAVIGGISLDGGKGTMFGALTGVLLLGVVQNLLTLAQVPSFWIQAIYGGIILVALMIARVTTGRAQD, encoded by the coding sequence GTGGCTGACACGAAGGCCCCGTCGGCCTCGACCGCACCGGAGCTGACCGAGAAGACCGACAACGCCCGAGCCCAGGCACGCTCCGTGCTGCTGCGCAGGGCGCGCGAACTCGCCCTGGTTCCCGCCCTGTTGCTGCTCATGCTGCTCGGCACGCTGGTGAACGACTCGTTCCTCACCGAGCGCAACCTCATCTCCATCCTCGGCGCCTCCGCCGCCCTCGCCATGGTGGTGCTCGCCGAGTCGCTCGTCCTCATCACCGGCAAGTTCGACCTGTCCCTCGAATCGGTCGTCGGCATCGCGCCCGCCGTCGGCGCGCTGCTCGTGCTGCCCGCCGCGCAGGCCGGGTTCGGCGCCGAGATGCCCGTCGCGGTGTCGCTGCTCGCGATCCTCGTCGTCGGCGCGGTCATCGGCGCCTTCAACGGCATCCTCGTGGTGAAGCTCAAGCTCAACGCGTTCATCGTGACGCTGGCCATGCTGATCGTGCTGCGCGGACTGCTGGTCGGCGCGACCAAGGGCAAGACGCTCTTCGGCATGCCCGAGGCCTTCTACACCCTCGCCACCTCGACGTTCCTGACCATCCCGCTCTCGGTCTGGCTGGCCGCCGTCTCCTTCGGCGTCGCGGGTTTCGTCCTCAAGTACCACCGCGTGGGTCGCGCGCTGTACGCCATCGGCGGCAACGCGGACGCGGCACGCGCGGCCGGCATCCGCGTCGAGCGCGTGATGCTCGGCGTGTTCATCGTCGCCGGATGCCTCGCCGCCGTCGGCGGACTGATGCAGACCGGTTACGTCGGCGCGATCAACGCCAACCAGGGCCAGAACATGATCTTCACCGTGTTCGCGGCCGCGGTCATCGGCGGCATCAGCCTCGACGGCGGCAAGGGCACCATGTTCGGCGCACTCACCGGCGTCCTGCTGCTCGGCGTCGTGCAGAACCTGCTCACTCTCGCCCAGGTGCCGTCCTTCTGGATCCAGGCCATCTACGGCGGAATCATCCTGGTCGCCCTGATGATCGCGCGCGTCACCACCGGCCGCGCACAGGACTGA
- a CDS encoding VOC family protein, producing the protein MPVSLHHIVIDAHDLPALARFWAEALGWRILSEREREVVIGPDETAPVGICFMPVTERKVVKNRLHVDLTSGVEDRGAEIERLLALGARRVDVGQSGDESWTVLADPEGNEFCVVRPKRTLID; encoded by the coding sequence ATGCCCGTATCCCTGCATCACATCGTCATCGACGCCCATGATCTCCCCGCCCTGGCCCGGTTCTGGGCCGAGGCGCTGGGCTGGCGGATTCTGTCCGAGCGGGAGCGGGAGGTCGTGATCGGGCCTGATGAGACCGCGCCGGTGGGCATCTGCTTCATGCCGGTGACGGAGCGCAAGGTCGTCAAGAACCGGCTGCATGTCGATCTGACGTCCGGTGTGGAGGACCGGGGGGCCGAGATCGAGCGGCTGCTCGCGCTCGGGGCGCGCAGGGTGGACGTCGGGCAGAGCGGTGACGAGTCGTGGACCGTGCTCGCCGATCCGGAAGGGAACGAGTTCTGCGTGGTCCGCCCGAAGCGGACCCTCATCGACTAG
- a CDS encoding FadR/GntR family transcriptional regulator, whose product MDQTAPQKGTVTARAIEQIKAMIGEGRLEPGERLPTERDLATQLGISRSSMREAIRALTVMGVLEARHGSGIYVTQLEAGDLLETFGVVADLSRGPRLVELLEVRRVLESTATALAAARISSDQLADVEKHLEAMNATEDPEEILSHDLAFHRTIAFAAGNDTMAAILEGLSSRTFRARVWRGYQEEGAFERTRREHARIHRALVARDPEAARAAAAAHVGEVEDWLRGQLDE is encoded by the coding sequence GTGGACCAGACCGCCCCGCAGAAGGGCACCGTGACTGCGCGGGCCATCGAGCAGATCAAGGCGATGATCGGCGAGGGCAGGCTCGAACCGGGTGAACGCCTCCCCACGGAAAGGGACTTGGCCACCCAGCTGGGCATCTCTCGCAGTTCGATGCGCGAGGCGATCCGCGCGCTGACGGTGATGGGGGTCCTGGAGGCCCGGCACGGCTCGGGCATCTACGTCACGCAGTTGGAGGCCGGGGACCTCCTGGAGACGTTCGGCGTAGTGGCGGACCTGTCACGCGGCCCACGCCTGGTGGAGCTCCTGGAGGTACGCAGGGTCCTGGAGTCCACGGCGACGGCGCTGGCGGCGGCGCGCATCTCGTCCGATCAACTGGCGGACGTGGAGAAGCACTTGGAGGCGATGAACGCCACGGAGGACCCCGAGGAGATCCTCTCCCACGACCTCGCGTTCCACCGCACGATCGCCTTCGCGGCGGGCAACGACACGATGGCCGCCATCCTGGAAGGCCTGTCGTCCCGCACGTTCCGCGCACGGGTATGGCGCGGCTACCAGGAAGAGGGCGCCTTCGAACGCACCCGCCGGGAGCACGCCCGCATCCACCGGGCCCTGGTGGCGCGAGACCCGGAGGCGGCAAGGGCCGCGGCGGCGGCGCACGTGGGAGAGGTGGAGGACTGGCTGCGGGGTCAGTTGGACGAGTAG